In one window of Comamonas testosteroni DNA:
- a CDS encoding phosphocholine-specific phospholipase C, with protein sequence MISRRNLLQAGKNAAFSAAALAAFPPSIRRALAIPANNVTGTVMDVQHVVILMQENRSFDQYFGTLKGVRGFGDRMTIPVPNGRKVWQQERANGTVITPYHLDGTANNAQRVSGTPHSWLDSQQAWDNGRMSRWPVAKTDTSMGYFKEQELPYQFALANAFTICDAYHCAMHTGTDANRSFHMTGTNGAMPQNVAFVNNEWDAINGVPSDANTGYTWKTYAERLQEAGVSWISYQNMPDEWGDNMLGAFQNFRRANLASGFPVSSGGAPNAPYTNTGQALPYHAYDAASDDAANPLYKGVANTLPGNQPEEYLDAFKRDIREGKLAQVSWVNAPSIYCEHPGPSSPVQGAWFLQEVLDALTANPEVWSKTVLLVNFDENDGYFDHMPSPSAPSQNADKTYAGKTTLPQADLQAEYFTHGAPVGSSSQPAPDGRVYGPGPRVPLYVISPWSRGGWVNSQVFDHTSVLRFLEARFGVKEPNISPFRRAVCGDLLSTFNFKTPNNETLPVLAGRSTRDVADQLRADQQKLPAVPVPRDMQLPLQAGGTRPSRALPYELHTSARCQANSQVELVFANTGTQAAVFHVYDRYKLDRTPRRYMVEAGKTLSDTWDAVRDNFGKYDLWVLGPNGFHRHFKGDLNRLGSTQAAPEVRVCYDIANGNVYVDLMNKGAQAAVFTITPMAYLSDGPWTVSVAAAASAERHWELKASGQWYDFAVTCNSDPAYYRRFAGRVETGQHTISDPAMGEV encoded by the coding sequence ATGATTTCGCGACGCAACCTTCTGCAGGCCGGCAAGAACGCCGCCTTTTCCGCTGCCGCACTGGCAGCCTTTCCTCCGAGCATCCGCCGTGCGCTGGCCATTCCTGCCAACAACGTCACGGGCACCGTCATGGACGTGCAGCATGTGGTGATCCTGATGCAGGAAAACCGTTCCTTCGACCAGTACTTCGGCACGCTCAAGGGAGTGCGCGGCTTTGGCGACCGGATGACGATTCCCGTGCCCAACGGCCGCAAGGTCTGGCAGCAGGAGCGAGCCAACGGTACGGTCATCACGCCCTACCATCTGGATGGAACGGCCAACAACGCGCAGCGCGTTTCCGGCACTCCCCATTCCTGGCTGGACAGCCAGCAGGCCTGGGACAACGGCCGCATGTCGCGCTGGCCCGTGGCCAAGACGGACACCTCCATGGGCTATTTCAAGGAGCAGGAGCTGCCCTACCAGTTCGCGCTGGCCAATGCCTTCACGATCTGCGATGCCTACCACTGCGCCATGCATACCGGCACCGACGCCAACCGGTCATTCCACATGACGGGCACCAACGGTGCCATGCCCCAGAACGTGGCCTTCGTGAATAACGAGTGGGATGCCATCAACGGCGTGCCCAGCGATGCCAACACCGGCTACACATGGAAGACCTATGCCGAGCGGCTGCAGGAAGCCGGGGTGAGCTGGATCAGCTACCAGAACATGCCCGACGAGTGGGGCGACAACATGCTGGGGGCGTTCCAGAACTTTCGCCGAGCGAATCTGGCTTCGGGCTTTCCTGTCTCCAGCGGCGGCGCGCCCAATGCGCCCTATACCAACACCGGCCAGGCCTTGCCCTACCACGCCTATGACGCGGCCAGCGACGATGCGGCCAACCCGCTGTACAAGGGCGTTGCCAACACCTTGCCCGGCAACCAGCCAGAGGAGTATCTGGACGCCTTCAAGCGCGATATCCGCGAAGGCAAGCTGGCGCAGGTGTCCTGGGTCAATGCTCCGTCCATCTATTGCGAACACCCCGGCCCATCCAGCCCTGTGCAGGGCGCCTGGTTTCTGCAGGAGGTGCTGGACGCGCTAACGGCCAACCCCGAGGTCTGGAGCAAGACCGTGCTGCTGGTCAACTTCGACGAGAACGATGGCTACTTCGACCATATGCCTTCTCCCTCGGCACCATCGCAGAACGCTGACAAGACCTATGCAGGCAAGACCACGCTGCCGCAAGCCGATCTGCAGGCCGAGTACTTCACGCATGGCGCACCGGTCGGCAGCAGTAGCCAGCCCGCCCCCGATGGCCGTGTCTACGGTCCCGGTCCGCGCGTTCCGCTGTATGTGATCTCGCCCTGGAGCCGTGGCGGCTGGGTCAACTCGCAGGTGTTCGACCATACGTCGGTGCTGCGTTTTCTGGAGGCCCGCTTCGGCGTGAAGGAGCCCAATATCAGCCCGTTCCGCCGTGCGGTATGTGGAGATCTTCTGAGCACCTTCAACTTCAAGACGCCGAACAACGAGACACTGCCCGTGCTGGCCGGGCGGTCCACACGCGATGTCGCCGACCAGCTGCGTGCCGATCAGCAAAAGCTGCCTGCGGTGCCGGTGCCGCGCGATATGCAACTGCCTTTGCAGGCAGGCGGTACGCGTCCGTCACGGGCCTTGCCCTACGAGCTGCACACCAGTGCGCGCTGTCAGGCCAACAGCCAGGTGGAGCTGGTGTTTGCCAACACCGGTACGCAGGCGGCAGTCTTCCATGTCTATGACCGCTACAAGCTGGATCGCACGCCGCGCCGCTATATGGTGGAGGCGGGCAAGACTCTGTCCGATACCTGGGATGCCGTGCGTGATAATTTCGGCAAGTACGACCTCTGGGTGCTGGGCCCCAACGGTTTTCACCGCCACTTCAAGGGCGATCTGAATCGCCTGGGCAGTACACAGGCCGCCCCCGAGGTGCGTGTCTGCTACGACATCGCCAATGGCAATGTCTACGTGGATCTGATGAACAAGGGCGCTCAGGCTGCGGTGTTCACCATCACCCCCATGGCCTACCTGAGCGACGGTCCATGGACGGTTAGCGTGGCCGCGGCCGCCAGCGCCGAGAGGCATTGGGAGCTGAAGGCCAGTGGCCAGTGGTATGACTTTGCCGTAACCTGCAACAGCGATCCGGCGTACTACCGGCGCTTTGCCGGTCGCGTGGAAACCGGTCAGCACACGATCAGCGACCCCGCCATGGGCGAGGTATAG
- a CDS encoding efflux RND transporter permease subunit, producing MFERIIRFAIAQRWLVMLATLALVGLGIYNYQRLPIDAVPDITNVQVQINTSAPGYSPLETEQRVTFPIETVMAGLPQLEQTRSLSRYGLSQVTVVFKDGTDIYFARQLVNERMQQARDALPAGVAPALGPISTGLGEIYLWTVEADDGATKPDGTPYTPMDLREIQDWVIKPQLRNVAGVTEINSIGGFAKEYLVAPQPQKLAAYGFTLADIVAALERNNANVGAGYIERQGEQYLIRAPGQVGGIADIREVIVGSAQGQPIRVRDLADVGLGRELRTGAATDNGREVVLGTVFMLIGENSRAVAQAVHERMQVINKSLPPGVKAVTVYDRTHLVDKAIATVKKNLIEGAALVVAILFLFLGNLRAALITALIIPLSMLFTFTGMVQMRVSANLMSLGALDFGIIIDGAVVIVENCVRRLAHAQAAAGRSLSRSERFEEVFAAAKEARRPLLFGQLIIMVVYLPIFALTGVEGKMFHPMALTVVIALLGAMLLSITFIPAAIALFMGDKVAEKENRLMEWARRAYAPVLDKVMHAPAVVLTAASVIVALSLLLATRMGSEFAPNLNEGDFAIQALRIPGTSLTQSVQMQMQIERALKQQFPEIERVFARTGTAEIASDPMPPNISDGYIMLKPREQWPDPARSRDDLLAAVQEAVEKIPGSNYEFSQPIQLRFNELISGVRSDVAVKIFGDDMAQLEKSAQAVAAMLQKIPGASEVKVEQTTGLPMLTVQIDREKASRYGLNMGDVQDAISTAFGGREAGTVFEGDRRFAIQVRLPEAMRSDVDSIGRLPIALPRGGNGRLGFVPLSSVATVELAPGPNQVSREDGKRRIVVSANVRGRDIGSFVAQAQKELEGVALPAGYWTRWGGTFENLESARKRLMIVVPVALALVFTLLFAMFGNVRDGLIVFTGIPFALTGGIAALWLRGIPLSISAAIGFIALCGVAVLNGLVMIAYIRSLREQGMGVEQAVTEGALTRLRPVLMTALVASLGFVPMAIATGTGAEVQRPLATVVIGGILSSTVLTLLVLPLLYRLGYGERK from the coding sequence ATGTTTGAGCGCATCATCCGCTTTGCCATTGCCCAGCGCTGGCTGGTCATGCTGGCCACACTGGCCCTGGTGGGACTGGGTATCTACAACTACCAGCGCCTGCCCATCGATGCCGTGCCCGACATCACCAATGTGCAGGTGCAGATCAATACCTCGGCGCCCGGCTATTCGCCGCTGGAGACCGAGCAGCGCGTCACCTTCCCCATAGAGACCGTGATGGCCGGCCTGCCGCAGCTGGAGCAGACCCGCTCGCTGTCGCGCTACGGCCTGTCCCAGGTGACCGTGGTGTTCAAGGACGGCACGGACATCTACTTTGCGCGCCAGCTGGTGAACGAGCGCATGCAGCAGGCGCGCGACGCCCTGCCGGCGGGCGTCGCGCCTGCGCTGGGGCCTATTTCCACGGGGCTGGGCGAGATCTATCTGTGGACCGTGGAGGCCGATGACGGCGCCACCAAGCCCGACGGCACGCCCTATACGCCTATGGATCTGCGCGAGATCCAGGACTGGGTCATCAAGCCCCAGCTGCGCAATGTGGCGGGCGTGACCGAGATCAACTCCATCGGCGGCTTCGCCAAGGAATACCTGGTGGCACCGCAGCCGCAAAAGCTCGCGGCCTATGGTTTCACGCTGGCCGATATCGTCGCGGCGCTGGAGCGCAACAACGCCAATGTGGGCGCCGGCTATATCGAACGCCAGGGCGAGCAGTACCTGATCCGCGCACCGGGGCAGGTGGGAGGCATTGCCGATATTCGCGAAGTCATCGTGGGGTCTGCGCAAGGCCAGCCGATTCGCGTGCGTGATCTGGCCGATGTGGGCCTGGGCCGTGAACTGCGTACGGGGGCTGCCACGGACAACGGTCGAGAAGTGGTGCTGGGTACGGTGTTCATGCTGATTGGCGAGAACAGCCGCGCAGTGGCGCAGGCGGTGCATGAGCGCATGCAGGTGATCAACAAAAGCCTGCCGCCCGGTGTGAAGGCCGTGACGGTGTACGACCGCACCCATCTGGTGGACAAAGCCATTGCCACGGTCAAGAAGAACCTGATCGAAGGTGCGGCGCTGGTCGTGGCGATTCTGTTCCTGTTTCTGGGCAATCTGCGGGCAGCGCTGATCACGGCGCTCATCATTCCGCTGTCCATGTTGTTCACCTTCACGGGCATGGTGCAGATGCGCGTCAGCGCCAATCTGATGAGCCTTGGGGCGCTGGACTTCGGCATCATCATCGACGGTGCGGTGGTGATCGTGGAGAACTGCGTGCGCCGTCTGGCCCATGCGCAGGCCGCAGCAGGTCGATCGTTGAGCCGCAGCGAACGTTTCGAGGAAGTGTTTGCGGCAGCCAAGGAGGCTCGGCGTCCGTTGTTGTTCGGTCAGCTCATCATCATGGTGGTCTATCTGCCCATCTTTGCGCTCACCGGTGTGGAAGGAAAGATGTTTCACCCCATGGCGCTGACGGTGGTGATCGCGCTGCTGGGGGCCATGCTGCTGTCTATCACCTTCATCCCTGCCGCGATTGCGCTGTTCATGGGCGACAAGGTGGCCGAGAAGGAAAACCGTCTGATGGAGTGGGCGCGCCGTGCCTATGCGCCGGTGCTGGACAAGGTCATGCATGCACCGGCAGTGGTGTTGACGGCGGCCAGCGTCATCGTCGCCCTGAGTCTGTTGCTGGCCACGCGCATGGGCAGCGAGTTTGCGCCCAATCTCAATGAAGGCGACTTTGCGATTCAGGCGTTGCGCATACCGGGCACCAGCCTGACGCAGTCGGTGCAGATGCAGATGCAGATCGAGAGAGCGCTCAAACAGCAGTTCCCTGAAATCGAGCGCGTGTTTGCGCGCACCGGCACGGCGGAGATCGCCTCCGACCCCATGCCGCCCAATATTTCGGACGGCTACATCATGCTCAAACCGCGTGAGCAATGGCCCGATCCGGCGCGCTCGCGTGACGATCTGCTGGCTGCCGTACAAGAGGCTGTAGAAAAGATTCCGGGCAGCAACTACGAGTTCTCGCAGCCGATACAGCTGCGCTTCAATGAGCTGATCTCTGGCGTGCGCAGCGATGTGGCCGTCAAGATCTTCGGCGATGACATGGCCCAGCTGGAAAAGTCCGCACAGGCCGTGGCTGCCATGCTGCAAAAGATTCCTGGTGCCTCCGAGGTCAAGGTCGAGCAGACCACGGGCCTGCCCATGCTCACGGTGCAGATCGACCGCGAGAAAGCCTCGCGTTACGGTCTGAACATGGGCGATGTGCAAGATGCCATCAGCACGGCATTTGGCGGGCGTGAAGCCGGTACGGTATTCGAGGGCGACAGACGTTTTGCCATCCAGGTTCGCCTGCCCGAGGCCATGCGCAGCGATGTGGACAGCATAGGCCGCCTGCCGATTGCGCTGCCGCGCGGCGGTAACGGGCGTCTGGGCTTTGTGCCGCTGTCATCGGTGGCGACGGTGGAGCTGGCACCGGGGCCCAACCAGGTCAGCCGCGAGGATGGCAAGCGCCGTATCGTTGTCAGCGCCAACGTGCGCGGGCGCGATATTGGCTCCTTCGTGGCGCAGGCTCAGAAGGAACTCGAAGGCGTTGCGTTGCCGGCAGGTTACTGGACACGCTGGGGCGGAACCTTCGAGAACCTCGAGTCGGCCCGCAAGCGCCTGATGATCGTGGTGCCCGTGGCGCTGGCGCTGGTGTTCACGCTGCTGTTTGCCATGTTCGGCAATGTGCGCGACGGCCTCATCGTCTTCACCGGCATTCCGTTTGCGTTGACGGGCGGGATTGCGGCGCTGTGGCTGCGCGGCATTCCGCTGTCCATTTCGGCGGCCATCGGCTTTATCGCACTTTGCGGCGTGGCCGTGCTCAACGGCCTGGTGATGATTGCCTATATCCGTTCGCTGCGCGAGCAGGGCATGGGCGTTGAGCAGGCAGTCACCGAAGGGGCGCTCACGCGTCTGCGTCCCGTGCTGATGACGGCTCTGGTGGCATCGCTGGGCTTTGTGCCCATGGCGATTGCCACCGGAACGGGGGCAGAGGTGCAAAGGCCGCTGGCCACGGTGGTGATTGGCGGCATTCTCTCGTCCACGGTGCTGACGCTGCTGGTGCTGCCGCTGCTGTACCGGCTGGGATATGGAGAGCGGAAATAG